From Podospora bellae-mahoneyi strain CBS 112042 chromosome 5, whole genome shotgun sequence:
TCCGGCTCCGATGGAACAGCGACGGGGACTGGAACAACCTCATTCTTTTTTGGTGCCTCGACGGTGAAATCCTTCTTGATGCATGGATTTTCCCGTCTCCGcctcccattcttcctcGGCCCGTAGCAGTCCTCCTTTTTGTGATCTTTCCCAACCCTGTCCCGGTGCCACTCCAAATTCCAATGCCACGGCCCTCCCTCAGCAACCTTCCTCCCATTCCACGTGCCAAGATAAATGCTAAACGGGCTAATTACCCAATTCTCCTCGCTGAACGGAGCATTACACTTCTTGCAGGCTGTGTCCTCCGCATAATCCGCCACCTTTGGCGCCAAAAACCCATTAAAagccccatcatcatcaaaagcATTAATGGCCTCACACTCCCCACACCTCCACGCCTCGGGAGTCTGATCAAACTCTCCCACAACCCTCTTGTCGCTGGTGGCAATCTCCCGTGACCCAGAAGAGTTCACAATCATGCAGTTTGAGCAGTCGGCAAAGGCATGATCACACTCCCCGCACACCTCGAGCGGCTTGAACAAACTGCTCGATGCCCAGCACCTGCAGCATTTCCGCCGCCCGGGCAcgcccttcctctcttcttctgtaAACTCCTCTGGTGATTTGGCGATAGGAAGTGAAAAGTCCCCTCTCACAAAAGAGATACCCGGTGCCTTTTCCACCAAAACATTGTCGTGGTGGCCACAAGGCCAGACATACTCGATGAGGTTCGGAGATCGTCGTGTGGGTCCCATCTTGTCCTTCTGTGTAAGTAAGTCCACGCTCAACTACCGAGCGTGCGTTCTCTCGTCTATTTGGCGTGTtattctctctctctcttcgaTCGCTCGTGAAACCTGGTGTTAGtcaagcagcaacaacaaccacagcaacaacaacaacaacgggaTGAATGGCCCAAACCAAGCCAGGGTCATTCGGAAGTCGGAGAATATGAcgaaagggaaaagaaatCCAAAAGGTGCGACCGTGAACGGCCATGAAAAGAGTTTTAAGAGAGccatcagcaccaacaacaacagcaacaacaacgctGTTGTTGGACTAATACAAtgagacggtggtggcgatgggCTGGGGCTGGTGTGTGGGCGACCCGACCTGTCGGTTGCCCGTGGTCGAAACATTGAGAGGGCTTGCCAATAATACCCGCGTTTCAAAACATTGAGGCCATGGCATGGCTCTTTTCGGAATTGAACAACTTCGAGAGCGGCGTGTTGGCCCAAGTGATGACCGTGACAAGTGCCGTGTCCCATatccaaccctaaccccatCACGGCACAGCAAAGCTCTTCCGTTGGTCTGTCATCTTGGCGGTCGGGGCGAAGCTCGGTCGGCGATGTTTGAGAAACACGGCCGGTTCTTGTCGATGTGTGTGTATACAGCGTGTCTTGGACGAGAACATTGCGCGGGACATCACTGGAAAGCACTTGCTTGGAGGTTCCTGGCTGTCGTCATTCCGAGTCTTGATGTTGGCGTTTGGCGGCTCTGGGCGGATCAGAATGGAGCAAAGTGGAAATGTCGATGTGGCCCCGTGTGACGTTGATGTCGGCAGATGAAGTCGGCCGGTTCGGAGGACGATGGCGATCATCCGGAGTGAAGTCCTTAGGTCCATGGCAAACATCGTGTTCAATAATAGCGACGGCCGGTCGCTGGGTTTGGCGGCGCCGCCTGGAAGCCCGGCCACTTGTTCTCTGTCAGTCAGCGACTCCTCTGTTTGTGAGACGCCCCCACTTCTGTTGTTACATGGCCCCAGGCCGCTGGGCTGGCCGCAGCCTGGGAAAACCATCAGCAGAGCATCATCCAGTGGTCGGGAATGTATGCTTAAAACATCCGACGGAATGTTATTGTTTGTGCTGGCTGGTATTTCTGTGTCGATGATGGGAATCCCTTTTGTTTCACTGTATCCTCGCGGCCATGTTGCACAGCTGTGGTGCTTCAGTGCCTGTTCACTAACATAAACCCCATCATtccccaccacaccactgCTAGCACACAGTGACACGTCCACCGACCCCTCTACTCCTTCTTACTCCAGTCCCGTCCTCCTGCTGCATCCTCGCCCAAGAAATCTCATGTCAAAACGGACAATGACATCAGCAGTCGACGCTTAGTGTTGCCACATCCCGATACCTTAATAAACCGCCGACATGTTGATATATGGCTCGTTTCCCCCTCTTGTTTGTCACACCCATCTTCCAACTGCATTCCACTCTTTTCCCACGCTTTAGCTCGCTTAtacacaacaaccacacaccCATATCACAATGACTGCGCAAGCAGGCAATGCTGTCCccaaggctgagaagctgAGCGACCTGTTCAGCCTCCAGGGAAAGGTAGTCGTCGTGACAGGAGCTTCGGGCCCCCGAGGCATGGGCATTGAAGCTGCCCGCGGTTGCGCCGAGATGGGAGCCAGTGTCGCCATCACATACGCCTCCAGGAAAGAGGGCGCCGAGAAGAACGTGGCCGAGCTCGAAAAAGAGTACGGCGTCAAGGCCAAGTGCTACAAGCTTCAGATTGACGACTACTCCGACTGCCAACGTCTGGTCAGTGACGTCATCAAGGACTTTGGGAAGATTGATGCCTTTATCGCCAAGTAAGTTTTGTTATCCAGCCTTTGGGTCCTTGAACACAAACTAACATTCACAACAGTGCCGGCGCCACAGCAAACGGCGGAGTCCTCGACGACTCTAAGGAAGAATGGGATCGCGTTGTCCAAACCGACCTCAGCGGGACAGCCTACTGCGCCAAGGCAGTGGGACCCCATTTCAAGGAGCGCGGTACCGGATCCTTTGTCATCACTGCCTCCATGTCCGGCCACATCGCCAACTACCCTCAGGAACAGACCTCTTACAACGTCGCCAAGGCCGGCTGCATTCACATGGCCCGGTCTCTGGCCAACGAGTGGCGCGGCTTTGCTCGCGTCAACAGCATCTCCCCTGGCTACATCGACACGGGACTGTCAGACTTTATCGACCAAAAGACTCAGGATCTGTGGAACAGCATGATTCCCCTCAACCGTCCAGGGAATGCCAAGGAGCTGAAGGGGGCTTATGTCTATCTGGTTAGCGATGCGAGCAGTTACACCACGGGTGCGGATATTGTCATTGATGGCGGTTACACATGCCGCTGAGTGCATCGTCTGAatgggagatgatggggtcaGATGTTAGTTATTAATGCGGTTTTTGGTAGATAGAGGGGCTCAGGGCTAATGAAAGCAAACTTCTTTTCTTGCCCTCCGATTTCGCACTAGCCAGCGGAATGACTCGTGCGcaagagaaaaacaaaagaaaaacaaaacaaaaagttgACAAGTGACTTGTTAagtcaaaaagaaaaagaatcGTCTAGGACGGGAATTGAGCCCGACGTGGGGgtcgaacccacaaccttgagatttcGGAGTACTCCATAAGAGTCTCACGCTCTACCGATTGAGCTAGCCGGGCAGGCCAACCAATGTGGTTGTTTCCCACGCTGGACATAGCTCTCAAGGAGCGAATGAAGCATTCCCGAGGCAACCTCCCCAGTGACCTCTGCACTCATGGCTCACATACTCCAAGAGCATATTCAGGGATCTTCGGTGGTACCGAATGCCAGCCATGTGGTAAGATATCTCCTCATTTGATGGGAAAAGATGCTATGCATGATCAACCAGTCACAAcgttgatgaggtgagaTGTGCGATCCCGTGTTTTTCTCCAACCTTTTCATCATGACTGGACGCACACAACCCAACAGGTGTTCCCGTCAGCATGTCATCAGATTTCCTCAAAGTAATTCCCCAACGCCGCTCAGCACGTGGCCCATAGACCGAACCAAGCGGTCGGGTGCGAAGTCTTggatcagcatcaccaggtCCAACCAGATTACCAACCATTAGAAAGCGAAGAATGGTTGCGTTCATTCTGTGGGACGATGCAAAATATTGGTTGTAAACCCGCCCGATCGGAATTATTCTTCGCGATGACGCTGTAAATCCCGAAGGTGCTGGGCAATGCAACGTCGTTGTGAGCATGTACATCAGCCTCATGCTGGGAGATATAAGAGATGTGGTAGACCGTTGTCTTGACGACCCGATGACTGGCTTTTATTCGCCGACCTATCTTTTCAACAAGTGACGGTCTTGGTAACACCATGCACGCCAATCATCTTGGGGTCCTCCTCTCGGGACTTCTTGTCTCAGCCAAGAGCGCCTCAGCTTCATCGATCCTATTCTCCGGAGGCACAATCATTGCCTTTGACCGCGCAACAAACTCTCTCGATGTCATCCGCAATGGCTCTGTCTTGGTAACCGACGACCGCATCACCAGCGTCTTCGCTGGGTCAGTTCCACCCTCTTCGGTGTCCATCCCGTCAGACGTGGAAGAGGTAGACATCACAAACAAAATCCTCACTCCCGGCTTCATCGACACCCACCGTCACGGCTGGCAAACAGCCTACAAAACCCTCGGcagcaacacctccctcgTCGATTACTTCAACCGCTTCGGCGAGTTCCCCACCGCAGCCAACTACCCCTTCACCCCAGAAGAAATCTACTACAGCCAACTCGCCGGCCTATACGAAGCCCTCAACGCAGGCgtgaccaccaccctcgaccaCGCCCACGGCACCTTCTCCAACGCCACCTCCTCAGCCAGCTTCCAAGCCTCCATCGACAGCGGCGCTCGGGTCTTTTGGGCCTACGCCTTCCACGAACTAGAAAACTACCCCCTCTCTGAACAATTCGCCCACTACCGCTCCATTTTCACCGAAGCCCCCCACCTTaacaccccaaccaccctcGGGATAGCGTACGACGGCTTCGgtcccaacccaaaccaagAAATAatctccaccatcatctccctcacccacGAAACCAACGCCTCTGTCTTGACAACACACTCCGTCCAGGGACCATATGGAATCACAAACTCCCCTGAGGACTTCGCCGCCCAGTCTTTattcacctccctccccccaaccacaccaaTCGTCTTCTCCCACGCATCATTCCTCTCCGCCGTCGGtgcccagctcctccgcacatacaaccacaccatcagcATAACACCCGAGTCGGAAATGCACTACGGGCATACCcaccccacctcccatctAATCCTCGACCATGCCTCGATCGGGGTGGACACGCACTTCACTTTCTCCACTGATATTCTAACCCAAACACGCATGTGGCTGCAATCTGTCCGACGGCTCCTCTACGCAGAAGTACTAAACCGTTGGCAGGTGCCAGTTAACAACCCCATGTCTGCGAACCAGGCTTTTTTACTTGCCACGCGGAACGGGGGGCTGTCGCTGAGAAGAGAGGATCTGGGGATTATTGCCCCTGGGGCGAAGGCTGATTTGGTGATTTGGGATGGAGGGACGGGGCCGAATAtgtgggggtggagggacccggttgcggcggtggtgttgcaTGGGAATgttggggatgtggagggggtggtggtggatgggaggtggaagaagaggggtggGAAGTTGACGGATGAGAGGTTTGAGGACGTGAAAATGAAGTTTGCGGAGGTTGCGAGACGGGTGCAGGATAGGGTTGTTGAGGCGGGTGTTGGGTTgcctggggagggggagaggtttgtGGTTAGTGGGCTGGAGTTTGGGAATAGTACCGTGGTTGATGtgcaggttggggagggggatgggtatggggggttgtttttgtgaaggggttgttgttgttgttgttgttgttgttgttgttgttgctgtaACTGTTGATGTTATTTTGTAATCATCACTTGGACTGGTCTCGATCCAACAGGCGTCAGGTGTTCAGGGGCAAAATCTATGTGATCTGGAAGCAGCACAGAGAAGGCAGTGATTATACGTTGCTGTCCATGCTAGCAATTTCATTCGGATATGGGAGCTATCAGGTCTGAATCACTTCCAAATTATCCGCCTGATGACACAAAACGGACGGTTGGAGCAGGCAAAGCCGCTGCCGTGTCGGCGGTGCCATGGTAATAGAGATATGGGTGCGGAGAAGCGGGGATGGCTGAATTCCTGTTCGGGACATAATTCAAGATCCCGATATTCGAAAAGACCTTTGTTATCAACAGGCCTGCCTATCTAGGTGGTAGAAACTTTAATGCAAAGTCAAGTTATCAAGTCAAAGACAGCAGTCACAGATTCTTGCACTACATCCATCTTCGCCATTGACCCACAATGGCCCTTGAAAAAATAATAGTCGTCGGTGCCGGTCCCTCCGGTCTCCTCTtgaccctcctcctctctcggGCCTCCATCCCCGTCGAGCTCATCGAACAGACTGAAggcctcgacatcaacccccGCGCCAGCCACTACAGCCCCGAGTCCTGCCACGAGTTCGACCGTGCTGGTATCCTCGACGAAGTCCGAGAAGCAGGGTTCATCCCTGACGGAGTATCATGGCGAAGACTGGAAGGCGAGGACAAGAGTCGACTCATCCAAATCACCAACCCGGCCCTCAAACCCGGGGATGACCCAGAATCAGCCGCCTTCAGACATCGCATGGTCTGCCTTCCGTTGCACAAACTGGGGAAAATATTGGAGACACATGTGAAGAGTCAAGGCACAGCTGAGATCAAGTATGGTCGGAAGGTTGTCGAGATTGGCGAGGATGCTGACAAAGGCAAGGCTTGGGTCAAGGTTGAAAAGGCCGATGGGAGCACCGAGATACGCGAGGCAGATTACGTTGTTGGCTGTGATGGCGCGAATAGCATCATTCGGCGGAAATTGTTTGGTGACTGGGTGTATCCAGGGTATACCTGGGACAAGCAGATTGTTGCGACAAACATCTATTATGATGGGTTCAAAGACGTTGACTTTGATGACAGTCAGTTCTTTGTGCATCCTGAACATTGGTGAGTCATCAACTTTCTTGATATCGAGCGTCGCTGTCAACTGGTTCTGATATGACACTAGGCACATGGTTGCAAGGATACAGCCTGATGGGCTTTACCGCGTAACTTATGGCGAGATCGGTGGACTCACCTATGACCAACTCAAGGAGAGACAAGCAGCCAAATTTCAAGCAATCTTACCCGGCAATCCCACCCCTGACAAATATAGGCTTGTCACCTTCAGTCCGTACAAAGTCCACCAGCGATGTGTTGACAGGATGAGAGTTGGACGCTTCTTGCTTGCGGCTGACGCAGCCCATCTTTGCAATCCATTGTAAGTCATTATTCGGCCACAGGTCCTAGCATAACACCCGTTGCTGACCGCAAATCAGTGGAGGCATGGGTTTGACTGGAGGCATCGCAGATGTTGGTAGTTTGTATGACTCCCTTTGCGGCAttgacaacaacaaggcaGATGACTCTATTCTCGACAAATATGATGAAGTAAGACGGAGGATCTGGCACGAAGTCATTGATCCTATTTCCACGGAAAA
This genomic window contains:
- a CDS encoding hypothetical protein (COG:G; EggNog:ENOG503NWPH); the encoded protein is MHANHLGVLLSGLLVSAKSASASSILFSGGTIIAFDRATNSLDVIRNGSVLVTDDRITSVFAGSVPPSSVSIPSDVEEVDITNKILTPGFIDTHRHGWQTAYKTLGSNTSLVDYFNRFGEFPTAANYPFTPEEIYYSQLAGLYEALNAGVTTTLDHAHGTFSNATSSASFQASIDSGARVFWAYAFHELENYPLSEQFAHYRSIFTEAPHLNTPTTLGIAYDGFGPNPNQEIISTIISLTHETNASVLTTHSVQGPYGITNSPEDFAAQSLFTSLPPTTPIVFSHASFLSAVGAQLLRTYNHTISITPESEMHYGHTHPTSHLILDHASIGVDTHFTFSTDILTQTRMWLQSVRRLLYAEVLNRWQVPVNNPMSANQAFLLATRNGGLSLRREDLGIIAPGAKADLVIWDGGTGPNMWGWRDPVAAVVLHGNVGDVEGVVVDGRWKKRGGKLTDERFEDVKMKFAEVARRVQDRVVEAGVGLPGEGERFVVSGLEFGNSTVVDVQVGEGDGYGGLFL
- a CDS encoding hypothetical protein (EggNog:ENOG503NXIG; COG:S), producing the protein MALEKIIVVGAGPSGLLLTLLLSRASIPVELIEQTEGLDINPRASHYSPESCHEFDRAGILDEVREAGFIPDGVSWRRLEGEDKSRLIQITNPALKPGDDPESAAFRHRMVCLPLHKLGKILETHVKSQGTAEIKYGRKVVEIGEDADKGKAWVKVEKADGSTEIREADYVVGCDGANSIIRRKLFGDWVYPGYTWDKQIVATNIYYDGFKDVDFDDSQFFVHPEHWHMVARIQPDGLYRVTYGEIGGLTYDQLKERQAAKFQAILPGNPTPDKYRLVTFSPYKVHQRCVDRMRVGRFLLAADAAHLCNPFGGMGLTGGIADVGSLYDSLCGIDNNKADDSILDKYDEVRRRIWHEVIDPISTENMQRLFQYQNADEFVDKDPLYKLVREMQNPDKKLEKGGPPNASVTVSQRWLWS
- the LXR1 gene encoding L-xylulose reductase (EggNog:ENOG503NXQY; COG:Q); translated protein: MTAQAGNAVPKAEKLSDLFSLQGKVVVVTGASGPRGMGIEAARGCAEMGASVAITYASRKEGAEKNVAELEKEYGVKAKCYKLQIDDYSDCQRLVSDVIKDFGKIDAFIANAGATANGGVLDDSKEEWDRVVQTDLSGTAYCAKAVGPHFKERGTGSFVITASMSGHIANYPQEQTSYNVAKAGCIHMARSLANEWRGFARVNSISPGYIDTGLSDFIDQKTQDLWNSMIPLNRPGNAKELKGAYVYLVSDASSYTTGADIVIDGGYTCR